The sequence below is a genomic window from Nostoc flagelliforme CCNUN1.
AAGGTGTTAAAGGGATTGTGCTGTTAATCTAGTTTAGGAAACTGGCGATCGCATCAAGGGTATGTTTTGCATTTGTAGCAGTAAATATTGGGTGATTTGCCAAATAAATATTTTTATTAGATGCCACGTTTAAGGCAAGAGACGCGATGAATCGCCGTCTCTACAAATTGGTCTTTCGTAGAGACGGCAATTTATCGCGTCTTTGCGATCTGCAAAGAGATTATGGGGCTAGTGCTATTCTTTTAGGTGATTGCACTTAAAATTGCTGAAACTAGGATAACGCTTTACATGACTTCTGGAGCGCTGCCTTCTAATCCTTTTGTGGCTGCGGGGATGATTGAAGATCCCAGGCTGTTTGTTGGCCGTAAAGATGAATTACACGCGATCGCATCTCGGATGAAGGGCGATCAGCCTACAAGTATTAATATAGTTGGTGAGAAGCACATTGGTAAATCTTCGTTGCTGCATTATTTTGTTCGGACTTGGCAGCAGCGAGTATTAAACAACAGCAATAGTTACGTGGTAATTTACCTACCGTTACGGGGTGTGGATTGCCAAACTGAAACGGGTTTTTATGAGGCTGTAGCTGAAGGTTTACTGAGTCACGTTCAGGGATGGCAACAACGCAGTTTGCAAAATTGTTGGAAGACGAAACCGCT
It includes:
- a CDS encoding AAA family ATPase, which codes for MTSGALPSNPFVAAGMIEDPRLFVGRKDELHAIASRMKGDQPTSINIVGEKHIGKSSLLHYFVRTWQQRVLNNSNSYVVIYLPLRGVDCQTETGFYEAVAEGLLSHVQGWQQRSLQNCWKTKPLNRQAFSDAVKQWKQQGKLPVLCLDDFESLLKYPDQFDNGFYDNLRSLMDSNALMLVVASRKQLDGCVGYFGIYQCAWVE